The Pecten maximus chromosome 6, xPecMax1.1, whole genome shotgun sequence DNA window CTAAGGAATGTAAATAATGAATCCATGGCCCGTAtgtaaaagtacatgtatcagGCAATAAATCAATATGAGAATACAagaaattttaagaaaaactATTGCCGAAATTCACAGTAAAACACTCTCATTTCTAAGTAGAGAGCATAAAAAATCCCCTTTTCTGCTCAGATCTGATGATTCCAATTATGTCGACTCGTTTTATCATGCAGTGTGAAACAACGTATTTGCTCTGATTCACCGACGTACAAGAACGTGTAAAATACgcacaaaataaatatatttgtggTGTTATAGCATACATTTTTTTCGTGACTAATAAGAGCTTTAAccatttattgatattgttttattatcaaagAGATATATTCCACCTCAATAAATGAATGCGTGTTCGGTATTATTCTATTGCATGCTTCGATATGTAATCAGCGAAGTTGTGGCGTTTATATCGAGTGTGATAGAATGATACCGAATATGCATGCATTCATTGAggcaaaacatattttaaaaatctgtcgactatttgataataaaacaatattagtAAATATTTCGATGGTGCACTATTGTTCTCAAATACCTAATCGACAGAAGTGAACTTAATGAAACTATAAATGCTAAAATTCTCATTTTCTTAGTGTTATCAGCTGCTTGCCGAATGGTACATTTCGGAACCTGTCGATTATACCATGCAACTAAGACATTTAAGATGGTATGCATGCGTCACAGTATGATAGAAATATCCGGCTTCATTCTCGATGGTCTAGCGTTTACGTTCACTTTAGCTCTTTGCACCCCTTGGATATATCATGGCAAAATCGAAGGCTCAGACTCCGCCATCTtgtgtataaaacaaaaaggaCTGGTTTGATTGACAACCGGAGTAAGTGAAAAGGACAGAGGATTTGTAGTCCATTCATGACACTCTGCAAATGACAAATCGTAGTAAATGTAGGAATTGTATCCGTGAATGATGACAGTTTTGCCTAGGCAGACAATCATcaacttgacctttgacattagCCAGTGTAATGTGACGTTGATTAAGTTGAGGTCAAAGGTCGTCTGGATGGAAACACCTGTGTTTTATCTGACAGTTAAAAAAATGTcttattattattgttgttgCTCCTATGTAACATTCAAAATAAACTCCTCGGCTCAGCGATTGGTCAGGTTATTTCCCCTAACTTTAATTAAATTGcaatgacatattccaggggtgTAGAGAGTGAAAGTGAACGAAAACACTGGGATATCAAGTAAGATTTGACGTTAAAATTCTGTCTTCTGTTCTGGCTTTGTATCAGAATACTGCGccacacctttatataataaGGGCCCGCCTTCGTAAAGAAAAAGTGCCGGCCACACTATGTAACCAAGAAACTTTCCAGATCGTGTATACGCCCGGAAGTGGTCCTTGGTTGCTTTATCAGTGATGGTTGCCATCATAACAACAGGAGGATCTTGAAGACACATATACCAACACAGTTCCACACAGCTCCGACTGTAGCTACTGTGATATGCGTTTCCGTTCAgtttttcattgaaattcaAGAAACGCTTCTTTTCTTCCATCGCTTTGTCCACTTTAGACCGAATATCCTAGAATAATAAAAGGTATTTAGGCAAGATCTAAACAATTCATCAACGAAGGCTATACATACAGATGTGCTAGGGAAGAAAACATTTCTCTGGGTGTTTGGTCGCATTAAAGCATGTCAAACCAATTATATAAAGTCAGTTTTCCTACAGAAGTTGCTAtgccaataaaaaaaacaaccttacCCTTACAACGCGCTCTAGGCTTTTGGAACTTGCAGACATGTGTGACTTCATTAAATCTTTGCATCGCTTCACAACGTCAGTGGAAGTCTgcaaaaacatttgtatattcaATACACTTTTATCTGTGTAATACgaatgatgtaaaatatattgtaatatgacTGGAGTGTTCGCTTAATTTTCATTGGCCAATTTCCTATTTTCCCCACAAGGACCTATTAGTGAGTTTACTTGTTTATGCTAAAAATAGCAAGAACAGCTCGCCAATCTTTGCCTCCAATCACCATTTATAGAACACCCAGGAAAATACCTTAGGTGCAACAAAACCATTCCTGCAGTATCTAAGTGCCAAAGTTCAGTCTGCATGCCGACATGAAAACTTTAACAAACAAGATTTGGACGGGAGCCTtgggatatttttttattcattcgTTTTATACAAACAAACAGCTATAGCCTTTTGTGTTCAatgtacacgagactatacggacctggtcaagagtttgttcaCCTCGGCCTGTGACCTCgatgaacaaactcttgaccaggtcTGTACAGTCTCGTGCACACCTCAACAAAAGGTAATAATTGTATAAGGTACACCTGGTACATGGAACACAAAATTTGTGttgaataacaaaaatatatcttctttcagaaaatatagaaaacaaatgcGTTCTTGTTTCTTACTTACGAAGAATATAGGTATATTCTCTCAAACATTTGTGTTTACTGCGTCAAAATATGATTAAGGTAATTATCTTTGTCGATGCATTCTGATGTTTCAGTGAACGAGAAAGATGTGTACCATTATGTCTAACGACAGCCGTTGTACATTGTTTGCAATCTAGCAATATTGgttttaaaatatgttaattacagCGTATCATGAGAACAATATTGAAtacatatttcttttctttttttttgtatattttctaaaaaaacaacacaaaacaaaacaaaacaaaacaaagaacaaaaaacaaaaacaaaacaaaaaacctttTTTCTGTAGTCAGCGAATGCAAAGAACGATTAGGATAGGACAATAATAAAAAGACATTTTCACTCAGTTACAGAGCTATTTCTCAGTGGGAGTGATATTAGTTTATTAATCATTTAGGATCATTGACAAAATTAGTATAATTGTAACTTTTTTGCTGACACGAAGACAAGTACTGCGATGCTGATATATTAGTGATGTTTGTCCTACAAACATTTCGGAATCCAATTAGATTTAAGTGAAAATGTATAAGAGTGTCTTTCTATGATAAATTTCAAGTTCATTAAATAACATCCCTTCATTTAACCAACACATCAATTACACATATTTATCAGTTTGTAACGTAGTTGTTTAGGAAATCATCTTAACGTCGCAACGCAATGGTAGAAGAGATCTAGGTTGAAAGTTGAAATGTTAACTCACAATGTTTGTCTCAGCACACATTTTTTATGAAGCTTGTTGCATCtttgttttcataaaatatacaatgaagaacatttaaataatttgtttattatgCGATCATTATTGTTCAATGATATCAGAAAGATCAAAGATGGCAGCACGGGTGATATTTGAGAATGGCAACATTTATATGAAAGCGCCTCGGGATGGACGTCAAATTAATACAGAGAACATATGTATAATCATATGTGATGGCGTTTTATCAACAGAACATTTTTTTAGAAGAATGCAAACACTCGCAGTATTACAGACTATTAACGTGCATATGTACTACATTGGCAAATCGGGTcaatattattacattatatcGCGGATGTATACGTTTGATGAATTTTATAATTGAGTAAAGCGGTCACAATGCAAACCCTGTTACGTCCAGGTAATTGATGGAATTTAGTGACCAATTGACCTGACAAAGAGTCAAGAGGCGTACAcgatattgtattgtatcataaTGGTGATAGCGCTCAttgataatattaaataatatggCGATACTGAATAGAATGATACAAAATAGATGATACCAACTACAGTTATCCCTAGGGGAAGATGAGAAACGGGCCTTTCTGGGCTGTCCTGGTTGTGTCTTCGGACAAGACCTTTTAACATAATTGCTCTGGTtggcatgcgacaggcctcATGTATATTGTTCAGCGAGGTAgttaccaactactacaatgatacCCCTCGTTTCAAAATGACATTGGGTGTTCActgggcgataaacccagcaacaAAACAAACCGAGGGGGTAACAGATGGTAGGTAGTGAAAATCTTAAAGCTATATATCTTCTGTCGTGTTTACAGCactgaatttttcaaattttattgatatatttattaatattcatttatctatttatttatttatttatagtaGCATccttatatagatatacacaaaattGCTTCCTTTTAGCAGTGATCTTAAAACGAAAACGTCAGCACACTAAGTATTATTTTGTTGAGGACTATAATACCACTAGTAGTGTTAATTTGGGTTATACCTATCCTACTAGTTTCGTATACTTacttttgttgttttaacaaCAATCTGTTGCATTTTTTCAAGGTCCTCTTTTGCTTTCTTGTCACAAATTTCGTACGTAATCTACAACAAAAACATCACATCGAACAATCTAAAATGAATCAGTTTGAGACAGACATGCTAATTTCCGAACATAATTTTTcctcatttattttaaattgaaatacttTTTCCTGCATAAAAATGTGAGACTTATTGTTCAGAAGAACACGATGGGAGAATCAATCATCACCTTGACCAAGAGCAGATAGATAAGTAAAGGGAACCGCAAAATAAACAATGAGTACTTAATCGTCCCAAAGACTCATAACGTTGACTGAGGGTCCTTCTTACTGCTCGcgtaacaatattgtattttaaatgttacaaaaaataGTGCAATGGTGTATCGGGATTCTATAAGTAAAGATGGTAACATAAATAGACATATAAGAAGAATATTACAATCCCCACAGTCCCAACGAAAtgtaggtcaaaatgtaggtcagagtagATCGGAGTGATCTACTTTTTTCTATATAACACGCCGCCTCGTATAGATGAACTAATGCCTTAGTATAGTAAAGTGTAGCAGTAACGTGAaatgtaggagatagagcccggacaaagGTTCGCTTTAAAGGTTAAAGGTGAGACtagtcagagtgacctacttttggtatAAGACACACCGCCCCACCCAACTGAACTTGTGACAATAGCTTAAGTGTGGATGAGGACAGAGGGAGGAAAGGAAGACGGACGGACACAACGGAATGCTAAATTCATCCTCAAAACAGAAATCAATGGGGGGAAATGTGCTTGTACATGAATATcagcatcttcgctagccaaggcttctgaaAATGTTATACTCTACGAAACCTTGTTCGTGGAGTGTACCGTAATCAGAAGCTTTGGCTAGCGATGATGGAATATGAGCGCCCGTAAACgacaaaagacaaaaataataCGAATTTTCTCTTTCATATGTACATGAAAAATTAATTCTGATCTCAAATGGTTAACCGTGTTACATATCTTAAACTTATGCAATGAGACATTGCTTTCTGTTAATAAAGCTACGATGAACGAACGTATACAAAATACCTTTACAAATTCAACCATGTAATTGATGGTTGCTTCCTCCAGTTTTTCCTCTTCCTCTCGTCTTTGTTGATTCCCTTTTGGAGTTTTTCGGAGAACCTCTACTACATCTGTCCATTCGTTATCGTACAGCTCGGAAAACCTCTCCGCCAGTTTACTGGCTCGGTTCTTATCGCTTAGATCGGCAATGGCAGGATTATTATTCTTGAGACGGTTGCCCGCGATTTCAGAAACTCTGTAAAAGGATGTATTAAAACACTCATTTGCAAGTAGAGAACATAAAAAATCTGTTAATCTGCTCAGATGATTCCAATATCAGTCGACTTGTCTTATCATGCAGTGGGACATAACGTATTCTTTCCAACTCACCGACGTACAAGAACGTGAAGAAGCATAAGATATAGAGTGTGATTACAACTAGACTAATTCAAGTTGACAAGGTTGTATACGTatcaaattttgtgaaaattttgcaCGTTATTCTAAATCTAAATGTTCTAAATATCCTAAACTACATGTATGGCAATATGACATTATTGGTATCAAAATAACAGTTAATTTAACTGTATTAGAAAGGGTGTCTAGAAGACAAAGAAATATGAacggaaattaaaaaaaaaacaggaggGAACGACTAATATACATATCCCAAAAGTTGGCATGGGACAGAAGAAATTATTTGAATAATTgaacacctgttatatatcGCTGCTTATgaaaagaagtaaaaaaaaaacctacaatATCACCACGTTAATGATAgttcataatttattattttaatattatcattaaatatcGGTAAATAACATCCCGACATAAGCACTTTGGCCGAATTGAATTTGAATAACTTCCCCAAGATCTCGTTAAAGTTTAAACTTCATTATTGAATCGAGTTTCAGATTAATATGTCATGTTATTCGTTTGGTATCTAGCACATTCACCTCATGATCTTCCAGTGTCAATGGATATAGTTAATTTTCAATAAAGAACGTACTTTTAAACAACATCACTGCAATAAAGATGTAAATTGTCTAGTTtaatcaacaaataatacacagCAGAGAACTTACACATTAAGTAGGTGTTGCTTTTCTGATTTTAGGTCTTCTATTTCCTGCTTTACTTTCACCCAGTGCTCACCGGCATTGTCTTGTTCTTTGTCTTCACAGTCGTCGCTGCCAGTATAATGTGCCTGTTGGATACATGCCAAATATGTGTCGTGTCAGATGATTGTAAAACACATACACATTCACACACACATAATGTACTTAACTCTCTGAAAGATTTCGACAGTTTCCATGAATGAGAAAAGTACACAATTTGTGTATATTGAATCCTTACGTTCAAATACATAGAGATTGCATACGAAATATAAATAACAGCTAACTTACTGCAGCTGGTGCGTTCGTGTGATCTGGCTTCGCTACTTTATTTAGATCATCTATCTTTCCCTCAAGCCATTTCATCAGACTTTCTTTCTCGTGTAAACTTGAGGCATCAAAACTCCCTAACGCTCCGTTCAATTTCCCAATGAGTTGTTTTTGTCGATTCGGATGCTTTGGGGAATTCTGAACCGTGGTGTTTTGGTGGTTAACCTGCTCTTTGATGTCAGAAGATGGGGCACCTCGTGAGACAGATATTGTTGTTGTATGCACACCTATTTTTTCTGTCTGCCGTTGGCTTTTGTTACCAACTTTTTGTACATCTTGTGGAGACTTAGCTACTTTGTCTTTCTTCTCAATTCTCCCATTAATGGAATCTTTTGTATTGGTAATTCCTTGACTGGACATCCTTTCTTTTGATCCTATTGTATTATGTGAAACAATGTCACCATGGATGATGTCAGATAGTGTCTTATTGTTAAGTTTCGTCGGATGTTGTGCCGTATGTGGAGGGCTTTCTGCGTATAACGATTTCGATTTTACATTACCCGAGCCCATTCtacaaaagaaagaaatactCCATAGCTTGTTATTCATATATGAAATAGATATACATGGTGTTACATATACCTGATACCATCGTTACCAGCTGCTAAGAAGCACGTGGACCATATCTATGGGGCTCATTCCtcgaacaccaactctggtgaAGACAAAGGGAGGTGTTATtgtaggaagttctttgaagtttagttatagcctgtttcaatatggaataccaactcaggtaaaaaaaaaagggggggtcaACTCAGGTAAATAAATCAGATATATAGTTTTCTAATACAAAGCACTATCATATAGATGATTTTACtagtaataaaaatgaaaaaaaaaaaatcaaatttccaAAGCACTATGCctaactatatattttattatcaatagtAACAATATcagattacaatatatatataaaaacaaataaaaatcagaAGCTATTtcctaaattcaaagcactaaatatatatatattactatttataatgacaatattatattaagatatatataaatatgtaaacatgtaaactaaaaaaaaaactaaaaaaaaactaagTAGTATATCTCGAGCACAATCTGGTTTTAGAAAAGGATACTCAACcactgaaaatattttcatactaCATGTTCTTATCTCTATCTATttctctaaaaataaaaaaaactatagtgttcatttattgattttaaaaagcGTTTGATACGGTGTGGCGTATCGGATTATGGAGAAAAATGCAGACCTCTTCTCTCACGggtgaaattttcaaagttatcaataatttatataataacactAAATCATGTGTTCGAAACGGAAGTGAGACATCTGATTTGTTCATGTGTAACGTCGGTTTAAAACAAGACGAAAATGTGTCaccatttttttctatataccTTAACGATTTAGAAGATTATCTTCAACAAAATAATGGTTCTTGTTTGCAAGAAATTGATAGTTTATGTGAACATACTCTTGGTGTATATGTtagattatttgttattttatatacagatgatACCGTATTGATGTCCGAATCTcctgaagggctacaaagtgcAAGAAAATCAAGTAGCAGACTTTAAATGGCTTagctatataaaacaaatacttaaTGATACTGGTTTTAACAACATTTGACTATGTAATGATCGTAATTGCTTATTATGTCATAACGGTATTGGTGATGAATAccactatttatttcaatgcaaTGATATTTTAGTGACAGAGTTTAGACACAGATACATTCCaaattattactatataaatcCAAGTTTAACTAAAATGGAaggtatgtttgaaatatgtaacAAGTCATTATTATCTAGAGTGAGTCATTTCCTGAAAATTGTAGAAAAACTTTGTATTTCAAGTAGATAATAGATAagtatattatttcatatgttgtattgtagttattatatgtatagtgagataacattgtttataactATCGTTAGTATATACACTCTTGTATTTTCATGTTATTACCCTGTAAGctttgtacattgttttgtcatattgacctcttgttacacactttGTGAATAGtgaataaaatctttaaatcttgaatcaggtgagttgatttacctgtgttctgatttacctgtgttcttacactgagaacatttctgtaacagactataactccctatcaacacatCTTAAtccctatgtaaacaccccaccctaaccagagttggtgttcggggaagaccccaTCTATGGCATCTTTTAAACGCTGTACTACCTATTTGGCTAGCAACAGGCCGATCGCAATATCTTAATGTATTCAAAactgtatttcaatatttgataaaatattttccaaacAACAGAAGCATTTGTTCTTCGGGATCCCAATATTTTAGTTTTCACTGCAATTTATCAGAGAAGTcttaatatgtacatgtatatgaaaacaGAAGATCTAGCAATATGCATCAGTGGTTAAGAGTTTCAAAACTTCCTTGTTACTGTAATAATATACGTTGTGCGTACTGCAAGTCTATGGCATGCCAAATATTATTATTCAATAAGTTTATGTTTACATTCAATTTGTTTTCGtttatatattttccatttACAAATAATACACAATCCAAATTAAAACGTTTGAATACAAATGTGAAAgaataaacatcaaacatggTCGAAAAGGGCGGGGTCAAAGTTAATACTTTAATATCTGATTCAAATCAAGGAAGTTGTTTGCTGACCTAATGTCTTACAACTCCTCAGTCATGGAGGTTATAGTTTATGATGTAAGCGAGataaaaattggaaaaaaaagttATCTTAGGATAAACTTGAGAACAAAACAGCACAATGAAGTTTGATTAACCAGTTACTTGTGAATACATTAAAAACATAACatgcatatcatatatatatatatatatatatatatatatataatatatcagtcTTCATGTTATAGATAGTAATAGGTATGTTGTTAGTTGCTGTTAGTTGTTGTACgtatacttacaatgtaataattatagATAAGCACTTCTATTAGctatatttatgtttataacGTTAAAGAAATAGAAACCGAAAGTAGAAATCCAATATTGATTATACAAATatgattgttatattatttgatatataatacattaccaACAGTCTGGCATATCCCACTGCTCACACATATTAGTATCTATGTAGTATCACTGAAGAAACTGATATAGAAGAGGCGATACAAACTCGTCGGATAACGTCAGATTTCGATAAGGTTGtgtaaacaagtttttttttttttatcttaagtAAGTGAGTTATTTTTAGCGCTTTGTCGGGTTATATTTTGTAGATGTATTTGTGTTTTGTCTTTCTACCActttgataataataatgataatttatgaAAGAATTTCACGAATTTAAACAGTAAATATAACGTCGTACACATTGTATTAACAGACACTCACCCAGACACCTTACCTGTTCCCAGGCATTCGGCCTTGCCGGGTAAAATACAGGTCACACGCTTACAAAAACACACGCCTACTCTATGTGTACGACATAGGTATGGTTCAAATAAGGAAGGAATTCGTGGAAATCGTATGAATTTCATAGGACTGGTTTACCTAGACGATTACCGGCCAGgtagctatatacattgtacacaagaAATAACAAGGTAAGGTCACTAGATTGTTGCATACCTAATGCTATacttatattttgtgtatttttatttgttaattaagTCATATTTTGGGAAATTGTTAATTTAATCATAGTTACTGCTTTTTATGCAGCATACAATACGTATATGGTGTACAGCATACAATACGTATATGGTGTAAATTAATTCACATTCTGGTCAATTTAGTGCAGAATTGGCATACGCCCAGCATTTGCCTCTTTCGCTATACATGTAGGATATAGTAACCTCTCACAAAACTATTTTTGGGTACATTATCTAATAATTATGTAGTAGTTATGATAAATTTAAATATCGtttacttttaacattttatttttaagaaatgatataattacaactTGTTTCCAATactaatactgtatatatacaaaccgaAAGTAGGATATATTTGCCT harbors:
- the LOC117329699 gene encoding uncharacterized protein LOC117329699, with the translated sequence MGSGNVKSKSLYAESPPHTAQHPTKLNNKTLSDIIHGDIVSHNTIGSKERMSSQGITNTKDSINGRIEKKDKVAKSPQDVQKVGNKSQRQTEKIGVHTTTISVSRGAPSSDIKEQVNHQNTTVQNSPKHPNRQKQLIGKLNGALGSFDASSLHEKESLMKWLEGKIDDLNKVAKPDHTNAPAAAHYTGSDDCEDKEQDNAGEHWVKVKQEIEDLKSEKQHLLNVVSEIAGNRLKNNNPAIADLSDKNRASKLAERFSELYDNEWTDVVEVLRKTPKGNQQRREEEEKLEEATINYMVEFVKITYEICDKKAKEDLEKMQQIVVKTTKTSTDVVKRCKDLMKSHMSASSKSLERVVRDIRSKVDKAMEEKKRFLNFNEKLNGNAYHSSYSRSCVELCWYMCLQDPPVVMMATITDKATKDHFRAYTRSGKFLGYIVWPALFLYEGGPLLYKGVAQYSDTKPEQKTEF